The proteins below come from a single Clostridia bacterium genomic window:
- a CDS encoding HAD family phosphatase encodes MKSAIFDMDGTVLDSMREWDNLSANHLLSLGVEPPADLTDTIKEMSLEDSLQYLMKRFGLWRTKEELLMQMREQIHIMYRDRVELKPYALKYLEKLKKDGIPFGIATATPKKYAEEALTRLGVYDLFDFVICEDDVGADKHSPDIYLEAARRLGTEPCDTAVFEDAPYAARTAKTAGFIVYVIEDKSFIKRKEELLALADKYVTGFDELL; translated from the coding sequence ATGAAAAGTGCAATATTCGATATGGACGGCACAGTGCTTGATTCCATGCGCGAATGGGACAATTTGAGCGCAAATCACCTTTTATCCTTGGGCGTTGAGCCGCCTGCCGATCTTACCGATACTATAAAGGAAATGAGCCTAGAGGATTCGCTTCAGTATCTTATGAAGCGCTTCGGACTTTGGCGCACGAAAGAGGAACTGCTTATGCAGATGCGCGAGCAGATACATATAATGTACCGCGACCGCGTAGAATTAAAGCCGTATGCGCTAAAATATCTCGAAAAACTGAAAAAAGACGGCATACCGTTCGGCATAGCAACGGCAACGCCCAAAAAATACGCCGAGGAGGCGCTTACGCGTTTGGGCGTTTACGATCTGTTCGACTTCGTGATATGCGAGGACGACGTCGGCGCTGACAAGCACAGCCCCGACATATACCTTGAAGCCGCGCGAAGACTAGGCACAGAGCCTTGCGATACCGCCGTGTTCGAAGATGCGCCGTATGCGGCGCGCACTGCGAAAACAGCCGGCTTTATCGTGTACGTAATAGAGGACAAATCGTTTATAAAGCGCAAGGAGGAGCTTTTGGCGCTCGCCGATAAATATGTAACCGGCTTTGACGAGCTTTTATAG
- a CDS encoding transporter substrate-binding domain-containing protein gives MNLKRILALLLAAVMVFAFAACSSSQKASDDADAQAETQENTSSDASSEKKVLRVGMECAYAPYNWTQSTDENGAVPIQDSSDYAYGYDVMMAKYICDKLGWELEIYRTDWDSLPLGVQSGKLDCAIAGQSITSERLETVDFTVPYYYASIVALTREDTPYAEATGISGLKGAKATSQINTVWYTVCLPQIEDCDIQPAMETAPAMLVALNSGKVDLVTTDMPTAQAALIAYPNFRLLDFNENPEDNFVVSEEEINIGISVQKGNDELREAINSVLSEMTAEDFNRMMDEAISVQPLSSEE, from the coding sequence ATGAATTTAAAACGCATACTTGCGCTTCTTCTGGCTGCAGTAATGGTATTTGCTTTTGCTGCATGCTCTTCAAGCCAGAAGGCGTCCGACGACGCAGACGCGCAGGCAGAAACTCAGGAGAACACGTCTTCGGATGCTTCCTCGGAGAAAAAAGTATTAAGAGTAGGTATGGAATGCGCATACGCTCCCTACAACTGGACTCAGTCTACCGACGAGAACGGCGCCGTGCCGATCCAGGACAGCAGCGACTATGCTTACGGCTACGACGTAATGATGGCAAAGTACATCTGCGACAAGCTTGGCTGGGAGCTTGAGATCTACCGCACCGACTGGGATTCGCTCCCCTTGGGCGTTCAGTCCGGCAAGCTCGACTGCGCTATTGCAGGTCAGTCTATAACTTCGGAGAGACTTGAGACCGTAGACTTTACCGTGCCCTACTATTATGCATCGATCGTCGCTCTTACCAGAGAAGATACCCCGTATGCAGAGGCTACCGGCATATCCGGCTTAAAGGGCGCAAAGGCTACAAGCCAGATAAACACCGTATGGTACACCGTATGCCTGCCCCAGATAGAGGACTGCGACATACAGCCCGCTATGGAGACGGCTCCCGCAATGCTCGTAGCGCTCAACTCCGGCAAGGTAGACCTCGTTACGACGGACATGCCCACCGCACAGGCGGCGCTTATTGCATATCCGAACTTCCGTCTCTTGGACTTCAACGAGAATCCCGAAGATAATTTCGTAGTTTCCGAGGAAGAAATAAACATCGGTATCTCCGTACAGAAGGGCAACGACGAATTAAGAGAAGCCATCAACAGCGTTCTTTCCGAAATGACTGCCGAGGACTTCAACAGAATGATGGACGAAGCTATTTCCGTTCAGCCGCTCTCTTCTGAAGAATAA
- a CDS encoding amino acid ABC transporter permease, with translation MLPPDFLGRLLFLLDRYGVSLLQGAGRTLVIAIIGTAIGCLIGFIVGIIQTIPVSKNDNLFKKIILKIVRIILAIYVEVFRGTPMMVQAMFIYYGSLQYLGVDMTMWAAAIFIVSINTGAYMAETVRGGILSIDRGQTEGAAAIGMNHFTTMVYVVLPQALRNIMPQIGNNLIINIKDTCVLSVISVVELFFVSKGIAGAYYTYFETFTLTMVIYLIMTVVCSRLLMLLEKKMDGPDTYDLATTDTLAHTSGMMSYHSQKEGGEV, from the coding sequence ATGTTACCTCCCGATTTTTTGGGACGTTTGTTGTTTCTTTTGGACCGTTACGGCGTGTCCCTCCTTCAGGGCGCGGGACGAACGCTCGTTATAGCTATTATCGGCACCGCGATAGGATGTCTTATCGGCTTCATCGTGGGAATAATACAAACAATACCCGTATCGAAGAATGACAATCTGTTTAAGAAGATCATACTCAAAATAGTAAGAATCATCTTGGCTATATATGTCGAGGTTTTCCGCGGCACGCCTATGATGGTTCAGGCAATGTTCATCTATTACGGCTCGCTTCAGTATCTGGGAGTAGATATGACGATGTGGGCCGCCGCGATATTTATCGTTTCGATAAACACGGGCGCATACATGGCGGAGACCGTCCGCGGAGGTATCCTCTCTATCGACCGCGGGCAGACGGAAGGCGCCGCCGCCATAGGCATGAACCATTTTACCACTATGGTATACGTTGTGCTGCCGCAGGCGCTCAGAAACATAATGCCGCAGATAGGCAACAACCTTATCATAAACATAAAGGATACATGCGTGCTCTCCGTTATAAGCGTAGTCGAGCTGTTCTTCGTTTCGAAGGGCATCGCCGGCGCGTACTACACTTACTTCGAGACGTTCACTCTCACGATGGTGATCTACCTTATCATGACCGTCGTATGCTCTCGCCTCCTCATGCTTCTTGAAAAGAAGATGGACGGCCCCGACACCTACGACCTTGCGACGACCGACACTCTTGCCCACACGAGCGGTATGATGAGCTATCACTCACAGAAGGAAGGCGGCGAAGTCTGA
- a CDS encoding amino acid ABC transporter ATP-binding protein produces the protein MLEIKHLSKSFGKNVVLKDIDFEVYPGDITCIIGASGSGKSTLLRCINLLETPTSGEIIHDGQNVLERHVNVPAYRAKVGMVFQSFNLFNNMTVLKNCMVGCEKVLKESRETAYKKAIFYLEKVGMAPYINAKPKQLSGGQKQRVAIARALAMEPEVLLFDEPTSALDPQMVGEVLEVMRALAKEGLTMLIVTHEMAFARDVTNQVVFMADGVICEQGTPEEIFVNPSKPQTREFLSRFMNK, from the coding sequence ATACTTGAGATAAAGCATTTAAGCAAGAGTTTCGGCAAGAACGTCGTTTTAAAGGATATCGACTTCGAGGTCTACCCCGGCGACATAACGTGCATAATCGGCGCGTCCGGCTCGGGCAAATCCACTCTGCTTAGATGCATAAATCTGCTTGAAACGCCGACGAGCGGCGAGATAATCCACGACGGACAGAACGTGCTTGAAAGGCACGTGAACGTTCCCGCCTACCGTGCGAAAGTCGGCATGGTGTTCCAGAGCTTCAATCTTTTCAACAACATGACGGTGCTAAAAAACTGCATGGTCGGCTGCGAAAAGGTACTTAAGGAGAGCCGCGAAACGGCGTATAAAAAGGCCATATTCTATCTTGAAAAGGTGGGCATGGCTCCGTATATAAACGCAAAGCCGAAGCAGCTTTCGGGCGGCCAGAAGCAGCGCGTCGCCATTGCCCGCGCATTGGCGATGGAGCCGGAGGTGCTCTTATTCGACGAGCCGACAAGCGCGCTCGACCCGCAGATGGTCGGCGAGGTGCTCGAGGTCATGCGCGCGCTTGCGAAGGAAGGCCTTACGATGCTCATCGTTACGCATGAGATGGCCTTCGCGCGCGACGTTACGAATCAGGTCGTGTTCATGGCCGACGGCGTTATCTGCGAGCAGGGAACGCCCGAGGAGATCTTCGTAAATCCCTCAAAGCCGCAAACGCGCGAATTTTTGTCGCGATTTATGAATAAATGA
- a CDS encoding SpoIIE family protein phosphatase — MQLGDFFVNAKEQGVSRTIRRLVCSPAVSVYILPAAMAFFLARAVMISDIAPLGTALFAAYGRGRRAMASCAAAALGYLSVAGEIMIYKYMIGLGILFIVNTALGKRKLHEAVRPLVCAAAIFLPSFLMWGLFDMSEASFIRLVSECALGALSVYLFISGLSAVRNFRSMRISDKRELSGFIYLLAALCFALSCPDCGAASAGHMAAFAAAFILAMAGAAGYSALFCILFALFLALSDRSLLGMCAVYPVSAVLCGVLAGINRQSGVIGAFLCACVMSFYFLSPHSGLLLTLCAFVGAAAALICPKQAVVHINGVFVKKGRDARYDKRMRELICDRLWQMSSGYKDVCNAVCAAQDRLFKTNLNNVATVFEMTGRRACRSCALMEVCWQERYPETLDALNFVTEALSRKKMVYEEDFPQRFRSQCLHIDIFTDVLNDSYRDWLMRRKLAQKQRRTRKLTLQQYSSLSGAMNNVAKEFSQNIRFNIDAEEKIIEYLRSISVHPRSVLVMEREGGRISVEMDFFENETLCMDRDILRREVSLICGVSLTRTGVSRREGIMRITLSVPEPLSPVYAYYGETKEGEKYSGDTADAFKTDKGKLVLGLCDGMGSGRRASEDSRIAASVIRRMIAAGFDNDTAVAVLNSAMMLKSDEESVTGVDIAVLDLYTGKCEFLKLGAAPTYVLRAGHVMRIDASSLPVGVLEEAHMSKSYITLEKGDIIVMVSDGVLAAGDAFLCDMLKRFEFYEAHHLAREIVRCARNTSPQSALDDMSALVCII, encoded by the coding sequence ATGCAGCTTGGTGATTTTTTTGTAAACGCCAAAGAACAAGGCGTGAGCCGGACGATAAGAAGGCTTGTTTGTTCACCGGCAGTATCAGTATATATACTGCCGGCGGCGATGGCGTTTTTTCTGGCGCGCGCAGTCATGATTTCTGATATCGCGCCCCTGGGCACGGCCCTGTTTGCCGCTTACGGACGCGGCAGGCGGGCAATGGCCTCATGCGCGGCAGCCGCCCTTGGGTATCTCAGCGTGGCGGGAGAAATAATGATATATAAATATATGATAGGCCTGGGAATATTATTCATAGTAAATACGGCGCTTGGAAAGCGTAAGCTTCATGAGGCAGTGCGTCCGCTTGTCTGCGCCGCGGCGATCTTTTTGCCGTCGTTTTTAATGTGGGGCTTATTTGATATGAGCGAGGCGTCGTTTATAAGGCTTGTCTCTGAATGCGCGCTCGGCGCACTGTCGGTATATCTCTTTATATCGGGGCTTTCCGCTGTCAGGAATTTTCGCTCTATGAGAATAAGCGACAAGCGCGAGCTTTCGGGTTTTATTTATCTTTTGGCTGCACTTTGCTTTGCGCTTTCCTGCCCCGACTGCGGCGCGGCAAGCGCGGGACACATGGCCGCATTTGCGGCAGCCTTTATATTGGCCATGGCAGGCGCGGCGGGGTACAGCGCGCTGTTCTGTATTTTGTTCGCGCTTTTTTTGGCGCTTTCCGACAGAAGCCTTCTTGGAATGTGCGCAGTATATCCCGTCTCGGCAGTTCTGTGCGGCGTACTTGCCGGGATAAATCGGCAGTCGGGCGTTATAGGAGCATTTTTGTGCGCCTGTGTTATGAGTTTTTATTTTTTAAGTCCGCATTCGGGCCTGCTTTTGACTCTTTGCGCCTTTGTGGGCGCGGCGGCTGCGCTTATATGCCCAAAACAGGCTGTAGTACATATAAACGGCGTATTTGTTAAAAAAGGCCGCGACGCGCGGTATGACAAGCGTATGCGGGAGCTTATATGCGACAGATTGTGGCAGATGTCTTCGGGATACAAAGACGTCTGCAATGCTGTATGCGCGGCGCAGGACAGGCTTTTTAAAACTAATCTCAACAATGTGGCAACCGTATTTGAAATGACTGGACGGCGCGCCTGCCGCAGCTGCGCGCTCATGGAGGTGTGCTGGCAGGAGCGCTATCCCGAAACGCTGGATGCGCTCAACTTTGTAACGGAGGCGCTTTCGAGAAAGAAAATGGTATATGAAGAAGACTTTCCGCAGCGCTTTCGTTCACAGTGCCTCCATATCGACATCTTTACCGATGTGCTCAACGATTCCTACCGAGACTGGCTCATGCGAAGAAAGCTTGCCCAGAAGCAGCGCCGCACGAGAAAGCTCACATTGCAGCAGTATTCTTCGCTTTCGGGCGCGATGAACAATGTTGCAAAGGAGTTTTCACAGAATATAAGGTTCAATATAGACGCGGAGGAAAAGATAATAGAATATTTAAGGAGCATATCGGTACATCCGCGCTCCGTTCTCGTTATGGAGAGGGAGGGAGGCAGGATAAGCGTGGAGATGGACTTTTTTGAAAACGAAACGCTTTGCATGGACCGCGATATTTTAAGGCGCGAGGTCTCTTTAATATGCGGAGTATCGCTTACACGCACGGGCGTTTCGCGCCGTGAAGGAATAATGCGGATAACGCTGAGCGTACCCGAACCGCTCTCGCCCGTTTATGCATACTACGGGGAGACAAAGGAGGGTGAAAAGTATTCGGGCGATACGGCGGACGCATTTAAAACAGATAAGGGCAAGCTGGTGCTGGGGTTATGCGACGGCATGGGCAGCGGAAGGCGAGCGTCCGAAGATTCGCGTATTGCGGCAAGCGTGATAAGACGCATGATAGCTGCCGGATTTGACAACGATACTGCGGTGGCTGTTTTAAATTCCGCTATGATGCTAAAGTCTGACGAGGAGAGCGTGACGGGCGTCGATATAGCGGTACTTGATCTTTATACGGGTAAATGCGAGTTCTTAAAGCTTGGCGCCGCGCCGACATATGTACTGCGCGCAGGCCATGTGATGCGCATAGACGCATCTTCTCTGCCGGTGGGAGTATTGGAGGAGGCGCATATGAGCAAGTCGTATATTACGCTTGAAAAGGGGGATATCATAGTTATGGTGTCGGACGGAGTGCTTGCCGCGGGAGACGCCTTTTTATGCGATATGCTCAAGCGGTTCGAGTTTTATGAGGCGCATCATTTGGCAAGGGAGATAGTGCGCTGCGCGAGAAATACGTCGCCGCAGTCCGCGCTTGATGATATGAGCGCGCTTGTATGCATAATATGA
- a CDS encoding glycosyltransferase family 2 protein encodes MKSLSFVIPAYNEAENIMAAIEKIDAAFSGADSDLRFIFVDDGSTDGTWREIERISKTDARVCGLSFSRNFGKEAAIFAGLSLADGDACIVMDSDLQHPPETARRMYELWRENPHIEIVEGIKRSRGEETFGSKLFAKVFYRFFNRTTDLDLTGSSDFKLLSRIAVEELLRLPERFTFFRALSNWIGFETAQVEFDVEPRKSGETKWPFFKLLKYGVNSVSSFSSAPMQIVTVCGFIFLIFTVILAVQTLVRFFMGQSLEGFTTVILILLFSGSIIMLSLGIIGYYVSRIYDEIKRRPRYIVARRVNADEKRDII; translated from the coding sequence ATGAAGTCACTTTCTTTTGTAATACCGGCCTATAATGAGGCGGAGAATATCATGGCGGCGATAGAAAAGATCGACGCGGCTTTTTCGGGCGCCGACTCGGATCTGCGGTTCATTTTCGTTGACGACGGCTCGACCGACGGGACATGGCGGGAGATAGAGCGCATATCAAAAACTGACGCGAGAGTCTGCGGCCTTAGCTTTTCGCGCAATTTCGGAAAAGAGGCGGCGATATTCGCCGGTCTTTCTTTGGCGGATGGCGACGCCTGCATCGTTATGGACTCCGACCTTCAGCACCCGCCTGAGACAGCGCGCAGAATGTACGAGCTTTGGCGCGAAAATCCGCATATTGAAATTGTTGAGGGGATAAAGCGCAGCCGAGGAGAAGAAACTTTCGGATCAAAGCTGTTTGCAAAGGTCTTTTACCGCTTTTTCAACAGAACGACAGACCTGGATCTTACAGGCTCGTCTGATTTTAAGCTTTTGTCGCGCATCGCCGTGGAGGAGCTTTTAAGACTGCCGGAACGGTTCACTTTCTTTCGCGCTCTCTCAAATTGGATAGGCTTCGAAACGGCGCAGGTGGAGTTCGATGTAGAGCCGCGAAAAAGCGGCGAGACAAAATGGCCGTTCTTCAAGCTGTTAAAATACGGCGTGAACTCCGTTTCGTCCTTTTCTTCCGCGCCGATGCAGATAGTAACGGTCTGCGGCTTTATATTTCTTATCTTTACAGTGATACTGGCGGTGCAGACGCTCGTGCGCTTTTTTATGGGTCAGTCGCTTGAGGGCTTTACGACGGTAATACTCATTCTGCTTTTCTCCGGCAGTATAATAATGCTGAGCCTAGGGATCATAGGGTACTACGTTTCGCGGATATACGACGAGATAAAACGCCGCCCCAGATATATCGTTGCGCGGCGCGTGAATGCAGACGAAAAGCGCGATATCATATAA